GCAGCTCACGTCCGCCGATTTTGCCTTCGCCGAAGAGCAGGCCGCGCGTGTGCCCGACGCCGAGCGGCGCATGCTGCTGCTGGCCGGCGCCATGGCCGTCGGCTTCGTGGCGCTGATCGCCGTCGTGATCACGGCCGTGGTCGTCGCTCAGGCGCTCGGCTGATCGCGTCGGCTTCCCTCTAGCTGGCCAACAGCAACCAGGCAGCAGCGTCAGCTTCGCCGCGCGCTCAGTCCTGTGTCTCGGCCACGGCTCGCCTCCGCAAGCCGCTCACCGCCTATACTGTTCCCTGTTCCCTTGTCCCTATTCCCGACCGGAGGCGCAGCATGGCAGGACCGCTCAGCGGACGCGTGGCGCTGGTCACGGGCGCGGGCAGCGGCATCGGCCGCGCCATCGCCCTGCGCTTGGCGCAGGACGGCGCCAACACCGCCTGCACCGATCTCGATTTCCAGGCTGCTCGCGCCACCGCCCTGACGGCGAACGCGGCCGGCGATCGCGCTCTGGCCGTCCAGCTCGACGTGACCGATCCCGCCTCGGTGGCCCAGGCGGTGGCATCGGTCGAGCGCGAGCTGGGCGGCATCGACGTGCTGGTAAACAACGCCGGCTGGGACAAGATCGAGCCGTTTCTGCAGAGCGAGCCGGAGACCTGGGACCGGATCATCGCCATCAACCTCAAGGGCACGTTTCACTGCTGCAAGGCCGTGCTGCCGGGA
This genomic window from Dehalococcoidia bacterium contains:
- a CDS encoding SDR family NAD(P)-dependent oxidoreductase, with the translated sequence MAGPLSGRVALVTGAGSGIGRAIALRLAQDGANTACTDLDFQAARATALTANAAGDRALAVQLDVTDPASVAQAVASVERELGGIDVLVNNAGWDKIEPFLQSEPETWDRIIAINLKGTFHCCKAVLPGMVERGRGAVVSIASDAGRVGSTGEAVYSATKGGIIAFTKTLARELARHQINVNCICPGPTDTPLLASLKEGNPRLGDALQRAVPWGRLGKPEDIAGAVAFLAGPDAAYITGQTLSVSGGLTMA